Proteins from one Ramlibacter sp. PS4R-6 genomic window:
- a CDS encoding methyl-accepting chemotaxis protein, with the protein MSVVEKLSKLFSKKSDEPQAETTGDLSLNAPDASADPLATGAMEAQVTEQTLQEAVEPDSIDDSIAPADAAEEADLISVPLLGRRSVVIHQRVLFTLLTLSLVVLGAVAFFAVNQADRVAQQVAGTGNSLMQSQRLAKSVSQALVGSPQAFPDVKEASEVLAKTVRGLKAGDDSLRLQPVNEVLQEDVEKINPLMEKAEKNATTVMGQQKILTQVGSALRTINRQSSDLLEIAETVSSLKLQQNAPPAEISAAGQLVMLTQRIGKSANEFLTMEGVSPEAVFLLGKDLNSFKEIAQGLLDGSPELRLQGTKDGQTRERLEALMKLYEQTRTQAGAILGNLQGLVSAREAQAAIIQDSEPLRKALEELQAKLQANTGLGAGALTTLIVSAIFAILCAVGLAYVQLQDSRKRQLVAEQQRLEAERQEQEAKRVNDANQAAILRLMNELQSVAEGDLTQEATVTEDITGAIADSVNYTVEELRQLVGNVQATATKVAATTAQVESTSTELLAASTEQLREIRETGQSVLDMAARINQVSGQAQESAQVARQSLQAAESGLAAVQNAIGGMNSIRDQIQETSKRIKRLGESSQEIGEITELISDITEQTNVLALNAAIQAASAGEAGRGFSVVAEEVQRLAERSADATRQIAALVKAIQTDTQDAVAAMERSTQGVVEGAKLSDNAGTALTEIDQVSRRLAELIEQISSSASKEAESANVVAGNIQHIFAVTEQTGEGTRSTAQQVRELTRMAEELRQSVSRFKIA; encoded by the coding sequence ATGTCCGTCGTTGAGAAACTCTCCAAGCTGTTCTCGAAGAAGTCCGATGAACCCCAGGCGGAAACCACGGGCGACCTGAGCCTGAACGCCCCCGACGCCTCGGCCGACCCGCTCGCCACCGGCGCGATGGAAGCGCAGGTCACCGAGCAGACGCTGCAGGAAGCGGTGGAGCCCGACAGCATCGACGATTCCATCGCGCCTGCCGATGCGGCGGAGGAAGCCGACCTGATCTCGGTGCCGCTGCTGGGGCGCCGCTCGGTCGTCATCCACCAGCGCGTGCTGTTCACCTTGCTGACCCTGTCCCTGGTCGTGCTGGGTGCCGTGGCGTTCTTCGCGGTGAACCAGGCGGACCGCGTCGCGCAGCAGGTGGCCGGTACCGGTAACTCGCTGATGCAGTCGCAGCGCCTCGCCAAGTCGGTGTCGCAGGCCCTGGTGGGTTCGCCCCAGGCCTTCCCCGACGTGAAGGAAGCTTCCGAAGTGCTGGCCAAGACGGTGCGCGGCCTGAAGGCCGGCGACGATTCGCTGCGCCTGCAGCCGGTGAACGAGGTGCTGCAGGAAGACGTCGAGAAGATCAACCCGCTGATGGAAAAGGCCGAAAAGAACGCCACCACCGTCATGGGCCAGCAGAAGATCCTGACGCAGGTGGGTTCGGCGCTTCGCACCATCAACCGCCAGTCGTCGGACCTGCTGGAAATCGCCGAGACGGTGTCGTCGCTCAAGCTGCAGCAGAACGCGCCCCCGGCCGAAATCTCCGCCGCGGGCCAGCTGGTGATGTTGACGCAGCGTATCGGCAAGTCCGCCAACGAATTCCTGACGATGGAAGGCGTGTCCCCCGAGGCCGTGTTCCTGCTGGGCAAGGACTTGAACTCGTTCAAGGAAATCGCTCAGGGCCTGCTGGACGGCTCGCCCGAGCTGCGCCTGCAAGGCACCAAGGACGGCCAGACCCGCGAGCGCCTCGAGGCGCTGATGAAGCTGTACGAACAGACGCGCACGCAAGCCGGCGCCATCCTGGGCAACCTGCAGGGCCTGGTGTCCGCGCGCGAAGCGCAGGCGGCGATCATCCAGGACTCGGAACCGCTGCGGAAGGCGCTGGAAGAACTGCAGGCCAAGCTGCAGGCCAACACGGGCCTGGGCGCCGGCGCGCTCACGACCCTGATCGTCTCGGCCATCTTCGCCATCCTGTGCGCCGTCGGCCTGGCGTACGTGCAGCTACAGGACTCGCGCAAGCGCCAGCTCGTTGCCGAACAGCAGCGGCTGGAAGCCGAGCGCCAGGAGCAGGAGGCCAAGCGCGTCAACGACGCCAACCAGGCGGCCATTTTGCGATTGATGAACGAACTGCAGTCGGTCGCTGAAGGTGACCTGACGCAGGAAGCAACCGTGACCGAGGACATCACCGGCGCCATCGCGGACTCGGTGAACTACACGGTGGAAGAACTGCGGCAGCTGGTGGGCAACGTGCAGGCCACGGCCACGAAGGTGGCGGCCACGACGGCGCAGGTGGAATCGACGTCCACCGAGTTGCTGGCGGCCTCCACCGAGCAGCTGCGCGAAATTCGCGAAACCGGCCAGTCGGTGCTCGACATGGCGGCCCGAATCAACCAGGTGTCCGGTCAGGCCCAGGAATCCGCCCAGGTTGCGCGCCAGTCGCTGCAAGCGGCCGAGTCGGGCCTCGCGGCCGTGCAGAACGCCATCGGCGGCATGAACTCGATCCGCGACCAGATCCAGGAAACCTCCAAGCGGATCAAGCGGCTCGGCGAATCGTCGCAGGAGATCGGTGAAATCACGGAACTGATTTCCGACATTACCGAACAGACGAACGTGCTGGCCCTGAACGCAGCCATTCAAGCGGCGTCCGCCGGTGAAGCCGGGCGAGGCTTCTCGGTGGTTGCGGAAGAAGTGCAGCGACTCGCCGAACGCTCCGCCGACGCCACACGCCAGATCGCGGCGCTGGTGAAGGCGATTCAGACCGACACGCAGGACGCGGTGGCCGCCATGGAACGCTCCACGCAGGGTGTGGTGGAAGGGGCCAAGCTGTCCGACAACGCGGGTACCGCGCTGACCGAGATCGACCAGGTGTCGCGGCGGCTCGCCGAGCTGATCGAGCAGATCTCGAGTTCCGCGTCCAAGGAAGCCGAGTCCGCCAACGTGGTGGCCGGCAACATCCAGCACATCTTCGCGGTGACGGAACAAACCGGTGAAGGCACGCGCTCCACGGCGCAGCAGGTGCGCGAGCTGACACGAATGGCCGAGGAACTTCGCCAGTCGGTGTCCCGATTCAAGATCGCGTAA
- the purH gene encoding bifunctional phosphoribosylaminoimidazolecarboxamide formyltransferase/IMP cyclohydrolase, with product MNALLSVSDKTGIVELARALDALGVKLISTGGTAKLLAGEGLPVTEVQDVTGFPEMLDGRVKTLHPKVHGGLLARRDVPEHMQALRAHGIDTIDILVVNLYPFEATVAKPGCTLEDAIENIDIGGPAMVRSAAKNWKDVAVLTDASQYPQVLEELKAKGKVSDTTRFALSVAAFNRISNYDGAISDYLSSLQEDGTRSVFPAQANGRFVKLQDLRYGENAHQQAALYRDLHPAPGSLVTAQQLQGKELSYNNIADADAGWECVKSFDAPACVIIKHANPCGVAIGRDALDAYSKAFKTDPTSAFGGIIAFNRPVDGAAAQAVSKQFVEVLMAPQFSEEALAIFKAKANVRVLQIALPPGGKTDWDNGRNLMDVKRVGSGLLMQTADNHVLQLADLKVVTKKQPTAEELKDLLFAWTVAKYVKSNAIVFCKGGMTMGVGAGQMSRLDSARIASIKAEHAGLSLKGTVVASDAFFPFRDGLDVVVDAGATCVIQPGGSMRDAEVIAAADERGVAMVFSGVRHFRH from the coding sequence ATGAACGCACTGCTATCCGTCTCGGACAAGACCGGGATCGTCGAACTCGCGCGCGCGCTGGATGCGCTGGGCGTGAAGCTCATTTCCACCGGCGGCACCGCCAAGCTGCTCGCCGGCGAGGGCCTGCCCGTCACCGAGGTGCAGGACGTGACGGGCTTCCCGGAGATGCTCGACGGCCGCGTGAAGACGCTGCACCCCAAGGTGCACGGCGGCCTGCTGGCGCGGCGCGACGTGCCGGAGCACATGCAGGCGCTGCGCGCCCACGGCATCGACACCATCGACATCCTGGTGGTCAACCTCTATCCCTTCGAGGCGACGGTCGCCAAGCCGGGATGCACGCTGGAGGACGCGATCGAGAACATCGACATCGGCGGGCCGGCCATGGTGCGATCGGCGGCGAAGAACTGGAAGGACGTCGCGGTGCTGACCGACGCGTCGCAGTACCCGCAGGTGCTCGAAGAGCTCAAGGCGAAGGGGAAGGTGTCGGACACGACGCGCTTCGCGCTGTCGGTCGCCGCGTTCAACCGCATCAGCAACTACGACGGCGCGATCAGCGACTACCTCTCGTCGCTGCAGGAGGATGGGACGCGTTCGGTGTTCCCGGCCCAGGCCAACGGCCGCTTCGTCAAGCTGCAGGACCTGCGCTACGGCGAGAACGCGCACCAGCAGGCGGCCCTGTACCGCGACCTGCATCCCGCGCCCGGCTCGCTGGTCACGGCCCAGCAGCTGCAAGGCAAGGAGCTCTCGTACAACAACATCGCCGACGCCGACGCCGGCTGGGAATGCGTCAAGAGCTTCGACGCGCCGGCCTGCGTGATCATCAAGCACGCCAACCCCTGCGGCGTGGCCATCGGCCGGGACGCGCTCGACGCCTACTCGAAGGCGTTCAAGACCGACCCGACCTCGGCCTTCGGCGGCATCATCGCCTTCAATCGCCCGGTGGACGGCGCGGCGGCCCAGGCCGTCAGCAAGCAGTTCGTCGAGGTGCTGATGGCGCCGCAGTTCTCCGAGGAAGCGCTGGCGATCTTCAAGGCCAAGGCCAACGTGCGCGTCCTGCAGATCGCCTTGCCGCCGGGCGGCAAGACCGACTGGGACAACGGCCGCAACCTCATGGACGTCAAGCGCGTGGGCTCGGGCCTCTTGATGCAGACGGCCGACAACCACGTGCTGCAGCTCGCGGACCTGAAGGTGGTGACGAAGAAGCAGCCGACCGCGGAGGAACTGAAGGACCTGCTGTTCGCCTGGACGGTCGCCAAGTACGTCAAGTCCAACGCCATCGTCTTCTGCAAGGGCGGCATGACCATGGGCGTGGGCGCCGGGCAAATGAGCCGGCTGGACTCGGCCCGCATCGCCAGCATCAAGGCCGAACACGCGGGGCTGTCGCTCAAGGGCACGGTGGTCGCCAGCGACGCCTTCTTCCCCTTCCGCGACGGCCTGGACGTGGTGGTCGACGCCGGCGCCACCTGCGTCATCCAGCCGGGTGGCTCGATGCGCGACGCCGAAGTGATCGCCGCCGCCGACGAGCGCGGCGTGGCGATGGTGTTTTCAGGCGTGCGCCACTTCCGGCATTAG
- a CDS encoding YqaA family protein has product MSWLDPLLDLLALPRFGLLTLFIASFVSATLLPVASEPALYGLLRLNPELFWSAIFVATAGNTLGGMVDWWMGWEAHHIVDKYSQSKWHAKALGWLERAGPKACLLAWLPVIGDPLCAVAGWLRMPFWRCTFYMAIGKFIRYVIYTYALVYIWPMQ; this is encoded by the coding sequence ATGTCGTGGCTGGACCCGCTGCTCGATCTGCTCGCATTGCCGCGGTTCGGGCTGCTGACTCTCTTCATCGCGTCGTTCGTCTCGGCCACGCTGCTGCCCGTTGCAAGTGAACCCGCACTCTACGGTTTGCTGCGGCTGAATCCCGAGCTGTTCTGGAGCGCCATCTTCGTCGCCACCGCGGGCAACACGCTCGGCGGCATGGTCGACTGGTGGATGGGCTGGGAAGCGCACCACATCGTTGACAAGTACTCGCAGTCGAAGTGGCACGCGAAGGCGCTCGGCTGGCTGGAGCGCGCCGGGCCCAAGGCGTGCCTGCTCGCCTGGCTGCCGGTCATCGGCGACCCGCTGTGCGCCGTCGCCGGCTGGCTGCGCATGCCGTTCTGGCGTTGCACGTTCTACATGGCGATCGGCAAGTTCATCCGCTACGTGATCTACACGTACGCGCTGGTGTACATCTGGCCGATGCAGTAA
- the thiD gene encoding bifunctional hydroxymethylpyrimidine kinase/phosphomethylpyrimidine kinase encodes MTNPNPPSDNDAASQDADPACVIVFNASDPSGAGGLAADIAAIASVGAHALPVVTGAYARDTAETFDHFALDEDAIAEQARAILEDASVQVFKVGFVGTPEAVSAIAEIAADYAEVPVIAYMPNLAWWDEGQIDLYLDAFRELMLPQTTVLVGNHSTLWRWLLPEWNGERAPTARDIARAAGEMGVPYTLVTGIVLPDQYIDNVLATPQAVLASEKFERFEATFAGAGDTLSAALAALVATGQDLNGAAGEALAYLDQCLDAGFRPGMGHVVPDRLFWAQPEGDEPGELTKEEAQALQVIDMPAHDTKH; translated from the coding sequence ATGACAAACCCCAATCCCCCCAGCGACAACGATGCCGCCTCGCAGGACGCCGATCCCGCATGCGTGATCGTTTTCAACGCGAGCGACCCGAGCGGCGCGGGCGGGCTCGCGGCCGACATCGCGGCGATCGCCTCGGTGGGCGCGCACGCGCTGCCGGTGGTCACCGGGGCCTATGCGCGCGACACGGCCGAGACCTTCGATCACTTCGCGCTCGACGAGGACGCCATCGCCGAGCAGGCGCGCGCGATCCTCGAGGACGCGAGCGTGCAGGTGTTCAAGGTGGGCTTCGTGGGCACGCCGGAGGCGGTGAGCGCGATTGCAGAAATTGCCGCCGACTATGCAGAAGTACCGGTGATCGCCTACATGCCGAACCTCGCGTGGTGGGACGAAGGGCAGATCGACCTGTACCTCGATGCTTTTCGCGAGTTGATGCTGCCCCAGACGACCGTGTTGGTGGGAAACCACAGCACGCTCTGGCGCTGGCTGCTGCCCGAGTGGAACGGTGAGCGCGCACCGACGGCACGCGACATCGCGCGCGCCGCCGGCGAGATGGGCGTGCCCTACACGCTGGTCACCGGCATCGTGCTGCCCGACCAGTACATCGACAACGTGCTCGCCACGCCGCAGGCGGTGCTGGCGAGCGAGAAATTCGAGCGCTTCGAAGCCACCTTCGCCGGGGCCGGCGACACGCTGTCGGCCGCCCTCGCCGCCCTGGTGGCGACGGGCCAGGACCTCAATGGCGCCGCAGGCGAAGCGCTGGCCTACCTGGACCAGTGCCTGGACGCGGGCTTCCGCCCCGGCATGGGCCACGTCGTGCCCGACCGCCTGTTCTGGGCGCAGCCCGAGGGCGACGAGCCCGGCGAGCTGACCAAGGAAGAAGCGCAGGCGCTGCAGGTGATCGACATGCCCGCCCATGACACGAAACATTGA
- a CDS encoding chemotaxis protein CheW, with protein sequence MANREALRELQARLASRLQAARTEGVQASWLAVESGGHKFLFPLAQSGEIFPFASTLPVPYTQSWFLGVANLRGGLYGVVDLASYVRGEAPAQRSDAGRAESRLVAFNSALEVNCALLIDRLAGLRNMDAFASSTPPPEGAPDYFGTGFTDSNGAYWQELNLQALSQQPQFLSIGA encoded by the coding sequence ATGGCCAACCGCGAAGCGCTGCGAGAACTTCAGGCACGCCTCGCCAGCCGCCTGCAAGCCGCCCGGACCGAAGGCGTCCAGGCGTCGTGGCTGGCCGTCGAATCCGGCGGCCACAAGTTCCTCTTCCCGCTCGCCCAGTCGGGCGAGATCTTCCCTTTTGCGAGCACGCTGCCCGTGCCGTACACGCAGTCGTGGTTCCTCGGCGTGGCCAACCTGCGCGGCGGCCTCTACGGCGTGGTCGACCTGGCCAGCTACGTCCGGGGCGAGGCGCCGGCGCAGCGCTCGGACGCCGGCCGCGCGGAGTCGCGCCTGGTCGCCTTCAATTCCGCGCTCGAGGTCAATTGCGCGCTCCTGATCGACCGCCTGGCCGGCCTGCGCAACATGGACGCGTTTGCCTCCTCCACCCCGCCCCCCGAGGGCGCGCCGGACTATTTCGGCACCGGATTCACCGATTCGAACGGCGCCTACTGGCAGGAATTGAACCTGCAGGCGCTCTCCCAGCAACCCCAGTTCCTGAGCATCGGCGCGTAG
- a CDS encoding response regulator, with protein sequence MSTGLKVLVIDDSNTIRRSAEIFLKQGGHDVLLAEDGFDALAKVNDYQPNLIFCDILMPRLDGYQTCAIIKRNARFSNTPVVMLSSKDGVFDKARGRMVGSQDYLTKPFTKDQLLQTVQQFGAQEAAQ encoded by the coding sequence GTGAGCACAGGGCTGAAGGTGCTGGTGATCGACGACAGCAACACGATCCGCCGCAGCGCCGAGATCTTCCTGAAGCAGGGGGGGCACGACGTGCTCCTGGCCGAAGACGGCTTCGACGCGCTCGCGAAGGTCAACGACTACCAGCCGAACCTGATCTTCTGCGACATCCTCATGCCCCGGCTCGACGGGTACCAGACGTGCGCGATCATCAAGCGCAACGCCCGGTTCTCCAACACCCCGGTGGTGATGCTGTCGTCGAAGGACGGCGTGTTCGACAAGGCGCGCGGCCGCATGGTGGGGTCGCAGGACTACCTGACCAAGCCTTTTACCAAGGACCAGTTGCTGCAGACGGTGCAGCAGTTCGGCGCGCAAGAAGCCGCGCAATGA
- a CDS encoding rubredoxin: protein MCLICGWIYDEAAGAPDHGIAPGTAWSHVPMNWTCPECGARKEDFEMVQI, encoded by the coding sequence ATGTGCCTCATTTGCGGGTGGATCTACGACGAAGCCGCAGGCGCACCTGACCACGGCATCGCCCCCGGAACCGCCTGGTCCCACGTTCCCATGAACTGGACCTGCCCCGAATGCGGCGCCCGCAAGGAAGATTTCGAGATGGTGCAGATCTAG
- a CDS encoding response regulator transcription factor, whose translation MAIQKVLVVDDSKTELMFMTDLLQKNGFAVKTAENADDAFKRLAEEKPDLILMDVVMPGQNGFQLTRAITRDPLYADVPIIMCTSKNQETDRVWGMRQGARDYITKPVDADELMAKIKALS comes from the coding sequence ATGGCGATCCAGAAAGTGCTGGTCGTGGACGATTCGAAGACGGAATTGATGTTCATGACCGATTTGCTGCAGAAGAACGGCTTCGCGGTCAAGACGGCGGAGAACGCGGACGACGCGTTCAAGCGCCTGGCCGAGGAGAAGCCCGACCTGATCCTGATGGACGTGGTGATGCCCGGCCAGAACGGCTTCCAGCTGACGCGCGCGATCACGCGCGACCCGCTGTATGCCGACGTGCCGATCATCATGTGCACCAGCAAGAACCAGGAAACGGACCGCGTCTGGGGCATGCGCCAGGGCGCGCGCGACTACATCACCAAGCCCGTCGACGCCGACGAGCTCATGGCCAAGATCAAGGCCCTGAGCTAA
- a CDS encoding glycosyl hydrolase family 8 yields MPAGPAPAPAPAPAPSPDAPARAFPAHASYTAGVIKPSHVTQAAMDQAVQAHYAAWKGAYIRTTGGQGSWVKYDATNSTVSEAHGWGMVIAAYMGDRALFDDMLRYAQAHPSANAPHLMAWKQTLSGGVMKSVEGVDSATDGSMDVAYALLLAHAQWGSAGAYDYKAEALQVTREILAHEVNATAGNLMPGDWAQGSDRVHTRPSDFMTSHLLAFARADTVNAAKWTAVYDTVSAIVNHQYANGSAATGLVPDFMVQSGAAFVPVPGTYLESLHDGDFSYNACRTPWRLAMSHIVDGRTDLLASQRQTATWIAASAKGVPRNIRAGYYVRNGTNGKAFADWDDLAFTAPMAVNAMLGGPSSQEWLNSLWTSITGGDYGPTVDYYGDTIRMQVLLTVSGNWWAP; encoded by the coding sequence GTGCCTGCAGGGCCTGCGCCGGCGCCCGCACCCGCGCCTGCCCCATCTCCCGATGCGCCGGCCCGCGCCTTCCCGGCCCACGCCAGCTACACCGCCGGCGTCATCAAGCCATCGCACGTCACGCAGGCCGCGATGGACCAGGCCGTGCAGGCGCACTACGCCGCCTGGAAGGGCGCCTACATCCGCACCACCGGCGGCCAGGGGTCCTGGGTGAAGTACGACGCCACCAACTCCACCGTGTCCGAAGCGCATGGCTGGGGCATGGTGATCGCTGCGTACATGGGCGACAGGGCGCTCTTCGACGACATGCTGCGCTACGCGCAAGCGCACCCCAGCGCGAACGCGCCGCACCTGATGGCGTGGAAGCAGACGCTGTCGGGGGGCGTGATGAAGAGCGTCGAAGGCGTCGACTCCGCCACCGACGGCAGCATGGACGTCGCGTACGCGCTGCTGCTCGCGCACGCGCAGTGGGGATCGGCCGGCGCTTACGACTACAAGGCCGAAGCGCTGCAGGTGACGCGCGAGATCCTCGCGCACGAGGTGAACGCGACGGCAGGCAACCTGATGCCGGGTGACTGGGCGCAGGGCAGCGACCGCGTGCACACGCGCCCCTCGGACTTCATGACGAGCCACCTGCTGGCTTTCGCGCGCGCCGACACGGTGAACGCGGCGAAGTGGACGGCCGTGTACGACACGGTGTCGGCCATCGTGAACCACCAGTACGCCAACGGCAGCGCGGCGACCGGCCTGGTGCCGGACTTCATGGTGCAGTCGGGCGCGGCTTTCGTGCCCGTGCCCGGCACCTACCTCGAGTCCCTGCACGACGGCGATTTCAGCTACAACGCCTGCCGCACGCCGTGGCGCCTGGCCATGTCGCACATCGTCGACGGCCGCACGGACCTGCTCGCGTCGCAGCGCCAGACCGCAACGTGGATCGCGGCATCCGCGAAAGGCGTGCCGAGGAACATCCGCGCCGGCTACTACGTGCGCAACGGGACCAACGGCAAGGCCTTCGCCGACTGGGACGACCTGGCGTTCACCGCGCCGATGGCGGTCAATGCGATGCTGGGCGGCCCGTCGTCGCAGGAGTGGCTGAACAGCCTGTGGACCTCGATCACCGGCGGCGACTACGGGCCCACCGTCGACTACTACGGCGACACCATCCGCATGCAGGTGCTGCTCACGGTGTCGGGCAACTGGTGGGCACCCTGA
- a CDS encoding Fis family transcriptional regulator, with the protein MSKKHIEECVRASLEGYFKDLRGTEPDGMYEMLVKVVEKPLLEVVMAKADHNQSRAAEWLGLNRNTLRKKLVEHRLIK; encoded by the coding sequence ATGAGCAAGAAGCACATCGAGGAGTGCGTGCGCGCCAGCCTGGAGGGCTACTTCAAGGACTTGCGCGGCACGGAGCCGGACGGGATGTACGAGATGCTGGTCAAGGTGGTGGAGAAGCCGCTGCTGGAAGTGGTGATGGCCAAGGCGGACCACAACCAGTCGCGGGCGGCCGAGTGGCTGGGCCTGAATCGCAACACGCTGCGCAAGAAGCTGGTCGAGCACCGGCTCATCAAATAA
- the hemL gene encoding glutamate-1-semialdehyde 2,1-aminomutase has product MTRNIDRNEELFARAKQLIPGGVNSPVRAFRAVGGTPRFVTRAQGAHFWDANGTRYIDYIGSWGPMILGHGHPVVVEAVQKAARDGFSFGAPTERELELAEEIIRHVPSLEMVRLVSSGTEAGMSAIRLARGATGRSKIIKFEGCYHGHADALLVKAGSGLATFGNPTSAGVPAEVVQHTLVLEYNNLQQLEEAFALHGRDLACVIIEPIAGNMNFVRAGVDFMRRTRELCTQHGALLVFDEVMTGFRVALGGAQAVYAKAIPAFRPDLTVLGKVIGGGMPLAAFGGPRAIMEQLAPLGPVYQAGTLSGNPVATACGLATLQQIARSGFFDELAAKTATLVDGLKAAARAAGVPFSADCEGGMFGFFLLPELPGNYGQVMKSDGQRFNRLFHGLLDRGVYIAPALYEAGFVSSAHADADIAETISAAQAVFRSLA; this is encoded by the coding sequence ATGACACGAAACATTGACCGCAACGAGGAGCTGTTCGCCCGCGCGAAGCAGCTCATTCCCGGCGGCGTGAACTCGCCCGTGCGCGCCTTCCGCGCGGTGGGCGGCACGCCGCGCTTCGTCACCCGTGCGCAGGGCGCCCACTTCTGGGACGCGAACGGCACGCGCTACATCGACTACATCGGCTCCTGGGGGCCGATGATCCTGGGGCACGGCCACCCGGTGGTCGTGGAGGCGGTGCAGAAGGCCGCGCGCGACGGCTTCTCCTTCGGCGCGCCGACCGAGCGCGAGCTCGAACTGGCCGAGGAAATCATCCGCCACGTGCCTTCGCTCGAGATGGTGCGCCTGGTGAGCTCCGGCACCGAGGCGGGCATGAGCGCCATCCGCCTGGCGCGCGGGGCCACGGGGCGCAGCAAGATCATCAAGTTCGAAGGCTGCTACCACGGGCATGCGGATGCCCTGCTGGTGAAGGCCGGCTCCGGCCTCGCCACCTTCGGCAATCCCACCAGCGCCGGCGTGCCCGCCGAGGTGGTGCAGCACACGCTCGTGCTCGAGTACAACAACCTGCAGCAGCTGGAGGAAGCGTTCGCGCTGCACGGGCGCGACCTCGCCTGCGTGATCATCGAGCCCATCGCGGGCAACATGAATTTCGTGCGCGCCGGTGTCGACTTCATGCGCCGCACCCGCGAGCTGTGCACGCAGCATGGCGCGCTGCTGGTCTTCGACGAGGTGATGACGGGTTTCCGCGTGGCGCTGGGCGGCGCGCAGGCGGTGTACGCGAAGGCGATCCCCGCCTTCCGCCCCGACCTCACGGTGCTGGGCAAGGTGATCGGCGGCGGCATGCCGCTGGCGGCGTTCGGCGGCCCCCGGGCCATCATGGAGCAACTGGCGCCGCTCGGCCCGGTGTACCAGGCCGGCACCTTGTCGGGGAATCCGGTGGCCACGGCCTGCGGGCTGGCCACATTGCAACAAATCGCTCGTTCAGGATTTTTTGACGAGCTTGCAGCCAAAACGGCAACGCTCGTTGACGGCCTCAAGGCCGCCGCCCGCGCAGCCGGCGTGCCTTTCAGCGCCGACTGCGAAGGCGGGATGTTCGGTTTCTTCCTGCTTCCGGAACTTCCCGGTAACTACGGGCAGGTGATGAAGAGCGACGGCCAGCGTTTCAACCGCCTGTTCCACGGCCTGCTGGACCGCGGGGTGTACATCGCACCGGCGCTTTACGAGGCCGGATTTGTCAGTTCGGCGCACGCCGACGCGGACATCGCCGAAACCATTTCGGCGGCCCAAGCGGTGTTCCGGTCGCTGGCCTAA
- the dusB gene encoding tRNA dihydrouridine synthase DusB, whose translation MNIGPHATANNLFAAPMAGVTDRPFRMLCRALGAGYAVSEMVTSRKDLWASLKTSRRANHDGEPGPIAVQIAGTDAPMMAEAAAYNIERGAQIIDINMGCPAKKVCNKWAGSALMQDEPLAVAIASAVVEACAPHGVPVTLKMRTGWSHEHRNAVRLARAFEAAGVQMLTVHGRTREQGYKGFAEYDTIAAVKDAVRIPVVANGDIDSPEKARDVLAYTKADAVMVGRAAQGRPWIFREIAHFLATGTHLAPPLVVEVKRLLLDHLKDHYGLYGEFTGVRSARKHIGWYVRGLPGAEGFRAQMNRIEDCAAQLAAVAGYFDALAASGDRMPQPQGAAGDNEEEAVETIE comes from the coding sequence ATGAACATCGGCCCGCACGCCACGGCGAACAACCTGTTCGCCGCCCCGATGGCGGGCGTCACCGACAGGCCGTTTCGCATGCTGTGCCGCGCGCTCGGCGCGGGCTACGCGGTGAGCGAGATGGTGACGTCGCGCAAGGATTTGTGGGCGAGCCTCAAGACCTCGCGCCGCGCCAACCACGACGGCGAGCCGGGCCCCATCGCCGTGCAGATCGCCGGCACCGACGCTCCGATGATGGCCGAGGCCGCCGCCTACAACATCGAGCGCGGCGCGCAGATCATCGACATCAACATGGGCTGCCCGGCCAAGAAGGTGTGCAACAAGTGGGCGGGTTCGGCGCTGATGCAGGACGAGCCGCTGGCCGTTGCCATCGCCAGCGCCGTGGTCGAAGCCTGCGCGCCGCACGGCGTGCCCGTCACGCTGAAGATGCGCACCGGCTGGTCGCACGAACACCGCAACGCCGTGCGCCTGGCGCGGGCCTTCGAAGCCGCCGGCGTGCAGATGCTGACGGTGCACGGCCGCACGCGCGAGCAGGGCTACAAGGGTTTCGCGGAGTACGACACCATCGCCGCCGTCAAGGACGCGGTGCGCATCCCGGTCGTGGCCAATGGCGACATCGACTCGCCCGAGAAGGCGCGCGACGTGCTGGCGTACACGAAGGCCGACGCGGTCATGGTTGGCCGCGCGGCGCAGGGGCGGCCGTGGATCTTCCGCGAGATCGCGCACTTCCTGGCCACCGGCACGCACCTGGCGCCGCCGCTGGTCGTGGAGGTGAAGCGCCTGCTGCTCGACCACCTGAAGGACCACTACGGCCTGTACGGCGAATTCACGGGCGTGCGCAGCGCGCGCAAGCACATCGGCTGGTACGTGAGGGGCCTGCCGGGCGCGGAAGGTTTCCGCGCGCAGATGAACCGGATCGAGGACTGCGCGGCGCAGCTCGCGGCGGTGGCGGGGTATTTCGACGCGCTGGCCGCGTCGGGGGACCGCATGCCGCAGCCGCAGGGCGCCGCCGGGGACAACGAAGAAGAGGCAGTGGAGACAATCGAATGA